Proteins from a single region of Cupriavidus sp. MP-37:
- the flgA gene encoding flagellar basal body P-ring formation chaperone FlgA yields MTQHCRNARRLAQAALGAWLLGAAAAGAAPAQVTPVAMQAPAAHGAAAHAAASPFTEDPARVAVERFLQQQTAGLPGKVSVQVAPPSGGRAPECIAPDPFLPAGASPWGRVSVGVRCGGERPWVRYMQARVSVLTDYYVAARALGAGEPVGQADIEVRQGDLGALPRAVITDPAQLAGAVTANRIAAGSPLRTDLLRKAIAVRQGQTVTVAVEGEAFQITSEGKVMADAATGNTVQVRLRNGQVVNGLVRSGDTVVLQ; encoded by the coding sequence ATGACACAGCATTGCCGCAACGCCCGCCGCCTGGCGCAAGCCGCTCTTGGCGCGTGGCTGCTTGGCGCTGCCGCCGCGGGCGCCGCGCCGGCGCAGGTCACGCCGGTCGCCATGCAGGCGCCTGCGGCGCACGGTGCCGCCGCCCACGCCGCGGCCAGCCCGTTCACCGAAGACCCCGCGCGCGTGGCGGTCGAGCGCTTCCTGCAGCAGCAGACCGCCGGCCTGCCGGGCAAGGTCAGCGTGCAGGTGGCGCCGCCGTCAGGCGGGCGCGCGCCGGAATGCATCGCGCCCGATCCCTTCCTGCCCGCCGGCGCTTCGCCGTGGGGGCGCGTTTCGGTAGGCGTGCGCTGCGGTGGCGAGCGGCCCTGGGTGCGCTATATGCAGGCGCGCGTCTCGGTGCTGACTGACTATTACGTGGCCGCGCGCGCGCTCGGTGCGGGCGAGCCGGTCGGCCAGGCCGATATCGAAGTCCGCCAGGGCGACCTGGGCGCACTGCCGCGCGCGGTGATCACCGATCCGGCGCAGCTTGCCGGCGCCGTCACTGCCAACCGCATCGCCGCCGGCTCGCCGCTGCGCACCGACCTGCTGCGCAAGGCCATCGCCGTGCGCCAGGGCCAGACCGTCACCGTGGCGGTCGAGGGCGAGGCCTTCCAGATCACCAGCGAAGGCAAGGTGATGGCCGACGCCGCCACCGGCAACACCGTGCAGGTCCGGCTGCGCAACGGCCAGGTGGTCAATGGCCTGGTCCGCAGCGGCGACACCGTGGTGCTGCAATGA
- a CDS encoding flagellar protein FlhE, with amino-acid sequence MPGRGRAARGACLLLAAVSACAWAAFDAGTRHAWTGSVNGPALYGRGQRAVSPPILPTGVLPQSEGVITSVRWRYSFAKTPPQELQAYLCNAQRCVLLPQAEGKTDAFLGDDATKGFVFAFRVPGQGSLVPVLQGRSNEVVVGFR; translated from the coding sequence ATGCCGGGAAGAGGTCGCGCCGCGCGTGGCGCCTGCTTGCTGCTGGCGGCCGTATCGGCGTGCGCGTGGGCCGCGTTCGATGCCGGCACCCGTCATGCATGGACCGGTTCGGTCAACGGCCCGGCCCTGTACGGCCGCGGCCAACGCGCGGTGTCGCCGCCGATCTTGCCCACCGGCGTGTTGCCGCAATCAGAAGGGGTGATTACCTCGGTGCGCTGGCGCTACAGCTTTGCCAAGACGCCGCCGCAGGAACTGCAGGCCTACCTGTGCAACGCGCAACGCTGCGTGCTGCTGCCGCAGGCCGAGGGCAAGACCGACGCGTTCTTGGGCGACGATGCCACCAAGGGGTTTGTGTTCGCGTTCCGGGTGCCGGGGCAGGGGAGCCTGGTGCCGGTGTTGCAGGGGCGGAGTAATGAGGTGGTGGTGGGGTTCAGGTAG
- a CDS encoding type IV toxin-antitoxin system AbiEi family antitoxin domain-containing protein produces MPHSRQTQRVLDLASRKGMLRPADLDNIEVPRVILSRMVGAGLLEKIDRGVYRLSNDPRSEHESLAAIATRVPQAVFCLLTALQFHGLTTQLPREVWIAMPRGSHAPRIDFPPIKMIQVADDIFSAGIDVVERDGIPLRVYSAARTVADCFKHRNKVGLDVALEALRDARAQQKASADDLWRFAKICRVADVMRPYLEAVG; encoded by the coding sequence ATGCCACACAGCCGCCAAACGCAACGTGTTCTTGACCTGGCCTCCAGGAAAGGGATGCTGCGCCCCGCCGATCTCGACAATATCGAAGTCCCACGAGTCATCCTGAGCCGCATGGTCGGCGCCGGCCTGCTCGAGAAAATCGATCGGGGCGTCTACCGACTGTCGAATGATCCCCGCTCGGAGCACGAGAGCCTGGCCGCCATTGCTACCAGGGTGCCGCAAGCTGTCTTCTGCCTGCTGACAGCGCTCCAGTTCCATGGCCTGACCACGCAACTTCCGCGCGAAGTCTGGATTGCGATGCCGCGAGGCAGTCATGCGCCAAGAATCGATTTCCCGCCGATCAAAATGATCCAGGTCGCCGACGATATCTTCTCGGCAGGCATTGACGTGGTTGAGCGCGACGGGATTCCGCTGCGGGTCTATAGCGCCGCCAGAACGGTGGCAGATTGCTTCAAGCACCGCAATAAGGTAGGCCTCGACGTGGCACTGGAAGCCCTCAGGGATGCGCGGGCACAGCAAAAGGCATCGGCGGACGACCTCTGGCGCTTTGCCAAGATTTGCCGTGTCGCCGACGTCATGCGCCCGTATCTTGAGGCTGTCGGATGA
- the flgM gene encoding flagellar biosynthesis anti-sigma factor FlgM, translating to MKINHSTSSRPADAAAGDAARPHAAPAAAADATDAAPSAGLSVSPLAAQVRDISARLAQPADDDIDTAKVEEIRQAIAEGRIKIDPGKIADGLLATLRELGQADAK from the coding sequence GTGAAGATCAACCACTCCACCTCGTCCCGGCCTGCCGACGCCGCCGCAGGCGACGCCGCCCGGCCCCACGCCGCCCCGGCCGCCGCCGCCGACGCCACTGATGCCGCGCCGTCCGCCGGCCTGAGCGTCAGCCCGCTGGCCGCCCAGGTGCGCGACATCAGCGCCCGCCTGGCCCAGCCGGCTGACGACGATATCGATACCGCCAAGGTCGAAGAGATCCGCCAGGCCATCGCCGAAGGCCGGATCAAGATCGACCCGGGCAAGATTGCCGACGGCCTGCTCGCCACCCTGCGCGAGCTCGGCCAGGCCGACGCCAAATAG
- a CDS encoding flagellar protein FlgN gives MSQSLIQSLQRETEGIQAFGQLLAEERDALKRGDFQSLSGLLTRKVELGQALSRQLKAREAQMGALGLRAGPEGQLLGRQVDPAVADAWRRLIFAARTARDANALNGAVVDAHLDFTREAIQALRQHSGGDAGLYGKDGKAAAGVGGVSLAAG, from the coding sequence ATGAGCCAGAGCCTGATCCAGTCCCTGCAGCGCGAAACCGAAGGCATCCAGGCCTTCGGCCAACTCCTCGCCGAAGAGCGCGACGCCCTCAAGCGGGGCGACTTCCAGTCCCTCAGCGGGCTGCTGACGCGCAAGGTAGAACTGGGCCAGGCCCTGTCCCGCCAGCTCAAGGCCCGCGAAGCCCAGATGGGCGCGCTGGGCCTGCGCGCCGGCCCGGAGGGCCAGCTGCTCGGGCGCCAGGTCGATCCCGCCGTGGCCGACGCGTGGCGACGGCTGATCTTCGCCGCCCGCACCGCGCGCGACGCCAATGCGCTCAACGGCGCCGTGGTCGACGCCCATCTTGACTTCACCCGCGAAGCTATCCAGGCGTTGCGCCAGCATAGTGGCGGGGATGCGGGGTTGTATGGGAAGGATGGGAAGGCGGCGGCGGGGGTTGGGGGCGTGAGTCTGGCGGCTGGTTAA
- the flgB gene encoding flagellar basal body rod protein FlgB has product MIDRLDAALRFQQEALSLRNQRQSVIASNIAHADTPGYKARDFDFSSTLAQTVERGHRNEGVSLSTTSARHLPAQAPGREAFDLAYRIPLQSSVDGNTVEMDTERVAFADNAVHFESGLTVMNSKIKTMLAAIQQ; this is encoded by the coding sequence ATGATTGACAGACTTGATGCGGCGCTACGTTTCCAGCAGGAAGCGCTGAGCCTGCGCAACCAGCGGCAGTCGGTGATTGCCTCGAACATCGCGCACGCGGACACGCCGGGCTACAAGGCGCGCGACTTTGATTTCTCCAGCACGCTGGCGCAGACCGTGGAGCGCGGCCACCGCAACGAGGGCGTGTCGCTGTCGACTACCTCGGCGCGCCACCTGCCCGCGCAGGCGCCGGGGCGCGAGGCATTCGACCTGGCCTACCGCATCCCGCTGCAGTCCAGCGTCGACGGCAACACGGTGGAAATGGACACCGAACGCGTGGCCTTTGCCGACAACGCCGTGCATTTCGAATCCGGCCTGACGGTGATGAATTCCAAGATCAAGACCATGCTGGCCGCGATCCAGCAGTAA
- a CDS encoding RNA polymerase sigma factor FliA, whose protein sequence is MYTIQGKLEQADVVKAHAQLVRRIALQLAARLPASVQIDDLIQAGMIGLLDAAKRYEDTHGARFETYASQRIRGAMLDEVRANDWQSRSLRQFTRRIERTQRNLEQKLGRTPIDSEVAEAMEMPLDEYQLLLNEVYGCQLLHYEDFERSGEEDFLDRHLGGSDDGNPLTVLMESGMREALVRAIERLPEREKLVLSLCYDQELNLREIGAVLDVTESRVCQIRGQAINRLRNQLRGLL, encoded by the coding sequence ATGTACACGATCCAGGGAAAGCTCGAACAGGCCGATGTGGTCAAGGCACACGCCCAGCTGGTGCGCCGCATCGCGCTGCAGCTCGCCGCCAGGCTGCCTGCCAGCGTGCAGATCGACGACCTGATCCAGGCCGGCATGATCGGCCTGCTCGACGCCGCCAAGCGCTATGAAGACACCCACGGCGCACGCTTCGAGACCTACGCCAGCCAGCGCATCCGCGGCGCCATGCTCGACGAAGTGCGCGCCAACGACTGGCAATCGCGCAGCCTGCGCCAGTTCACCCGCCGCATCGAACGCACCCAGCGCAACCTGGAACAGAAGCTCGGCCGCACGCCCATCGACTCCGAAGTGGCCGAGGCCATGGAGATGCCGCTGGACGAATACCAGCTGCTGCTCAACGAGGTCTATGGCTGCCAGCTGCTGCACTATGAAGACTTCGAGCGCTCCGGCGAAGAAGACTTCCTCGACCGCCACCTCGGCGGCAGCGACGACGGCAACCCGCTTACCGTGCTGATGGAAAGCGGCATGCGCGAGGCGCTGGTGCGCGCCATCGAACGCCTGCCCGAGCGCGAGAAGCTGGTGCTCTCGCTGTGCTATGACCAGGAACTGAACCTGCGCGAAATCGGCGCGGTGCTCGACGTGACCGAGTCACGCGTATGCCAGATCCGCGGCCAGGCCATCAACCGGCTGCGCAACCAGCTACGCGGCCTGCTGTGA
- a CDS encoding AAA family ATPase, with translation MDQAESLRRMLAPRTTRRIAVLASERGAGATTVALGLSHALAMQGERVLLVDEDSAASAATRLSGARPAGTLADVQAGRLSLEAAAGVGAGGVLSVLPAGRPVPGAALPPAATSDFRSVLVDAGLDSNGALSPLAGAAHNVLVVMRPELASITAAYACIKRLHHLYAWRRFHLIVNLAASEATVQAILRNLARTASQYLGVEVLCAGWLPADPLAARAVQLGRCVVEAFPAAPATAALRRSAGGIGAWPLRADAAAPAAAALA, from the coding sequence ATGGACCAGGCCGAGAGCCTGCGCCGGATGCTGGCGCCGCGCACCACGCGCCGCATCGCCGTGCTCGCCAGCGAACGCGGCGCCGGTGCCACTACCGTGGCGCTGGGTTTGTCGCACGCGCTGGCGATGCAGGGCGAGCGTGTGCTGCTGGTCGATGAGGACTCCGCCGCGTCGGCGGCCACGCGCTTGTCCGGCGCCAGGCCGGCGGGCACGCTGGCTGACGTCCAGGCAGGCCGGCTGTCGCTGGAGGCTGCGGCGGGCGTTGGCGCGGGAGGGGTGCTGTCGGTGCTGCCGGCGGGCCGGCCGGTGCCGGGCGCTGCCTTGCCGCCCGCGGCGACCAGCGATTTCCGCAGCGTGCTGGTGGATGCCGGCCTCGACTCCAACGGCGCGCTGTCGCCGCTTGCCGGCGCTGCGCACAACGTGCTGGTGGTGATGCGCCCGGAGCTGGCGTCGATCACCGCCGCCTATGCCTGCATCAAGCGGCTGCACCACCTGTATGCGTGGCGCCGCTTCCATCTGATCGTCAACCTGGCGGCCAGCGAGGCCACGGTGCAGGCCATCCTGCGCAACCTGGCGCGCACCGCCAGCCAGTACCTCGGCGTTGAAGTGCTGTGCGCGGGCTGGCTGCCGGCGGATCCGCTGGCGGCGCGCGCCGTGCAGCTGGGCCGCTGCGTGGTCGAGGCCTTCCCGGCGGCACCGGCCACCGCGGCCCTGCGCCGCAGCGCCGGCGGCATCGGCGCCTGGCCGCTGCGCGCAGACGCTGCGGCGCCCGCCGCCGCCGCCCTGGCCTGA
- a CDS encoding nucleotidyl transferase AbiEii/AbiGii toxin family protein: MISNLAESVRARLLNIAKAQKADFNQVLVRYALERMLYRLSQSPHGERFVLKGALLFTLWYDMPHRATRDADFLGFGASDLASIARTFRDIAAVSADDGMTFDPASVTTEEIRKEAGYAGARVLLTGELARAQCRVQVDIGFGDAITPGPVDAIYPVLLDDLPAPRLRAYPVYTVVSEKLHAIALLGMANSRLKDYFDLAILLGRETLDAETLASAVAATFIRRGMTVPGALPLGLTEEFSTDSSRQALWQAFLKKNSLTWEGLPDTVAVLRTVLEPVLIRARAIAGQQG; encoded by the coding sequence ATGATTAGCAACCTCGCCGAGTCGGTGCGCGCGCGATTGCTGAACATCGCCAAAGCGCAAAAGGCGGACTTCAACCAGGTGCTGGTGCGTTATGCGCTGGAGCGCATGCTCTATCGGTTAAGCCAGTCGCCGCATGGCGAGCGCTTTGTGCTCAAAGGCGCTTTGCTGTTCACGCTCTGGTACGACATGCCGCATCGCGCTACCCGCGATGCCGACTTCCTTGGTTTCGGAGCGAGCGATCTGGCGTCGATCGCGAGAACGTTCCGGGACATCGCCGCTGTCAGTGCCGACGATGGCATGACATTCGATCCGGCATCGGTGACCACGGAGGAAATTCGCAAGGAGGCGGGCTACGCCGGCGCGCGCGTCTTGCTTACCGGGGAACTGGCGCGGGCACAATGCCGGGTGCAAGTCGATATCGGATTTGGTGATGCCATCACGCCGGGGCCGGTCGACGCCATCTATCCGGTTCTGCTCGATGATCTGCCGGCGCCGCGGCTACGCGCATATCCGGTTTACACGGTCGTTTCCGAAAAACTGCATGCCATTGCGTTGCTTGGCATGGCGAACAGCAGGCTAAAGGACTATTTCGATCTGGCTATCCTGCTGGGTCGCGAGACTCTTGATGCAGAGACCCTCGCAAGCGCGGTGGCAGCGACTTTCATCAGACGCGGCATGACGGTTCCCGGTGCGTTGCCGCTTGGACTCACCGAAGAATTCTCCACGGATTCGTCGCGGCAGGCGCTGTGGCAAGCGTTTCTGAAGAAGAACTCGCTCACATGGGAAGGGCTGCCAGACACCGTTGCAGTGTTGCGAACGGTCCTGGAGCCGGTCCTGATTCGCGCCCGCGCGATCGCAGGTCAGCAAGGCTGA